A window from Lactiplantibacillus pentosus encodes these proteins:
- the narJ gene encoding nitrate reductase molybdenum cofactor assembly chaperone: MINFKQLTTIRPALVTLSQLVDYPDEETFTASNRAALMSYPVSAQKAKLLGAFDAIAAQTPLEQQAHYAGLFEMNKRYTLYMSYYKMTDSRERGTILAKLKMMYEMFGLTTVNSELADFLPLLLEFLAYGHFEGDARQQDIKLAFQVIEDGTYTLLQNAAADLDDPYFQLLQVVRATLRTCVETGVVAS, encoded by the coding sequence GTGATTAATTTTAAACAATTGACAACCATCCGACCGGCCTTGGTGACGCTGTCGCAACTGGTTGATTATCCGGATGAGGAGACGTTCACTGCCAGTAACCGCGCGGCACTCATGAGCTATCCAGTAAGCGCGCAAAAAGCAAAGTTGTTGGGAGCCTTTGATGCGATTGCCGCTCAAACACCACTCGAACAGCAAGCCCATTACGCCGGCTTGTTTGAAATGAATAAGCGTTACACCTTGTACATGAGCTATTACAAGATGACGGATTCACGCGAACGCGGCACGATTCTGGCCAAACTCAAGATGATGTATGAAATGTTTGGCTTGACGACGGTCAACAGTGAATTGGCAGACTTTTTGCCCTTGCTGCTAGAATTCTTGGCATACGGTCATTTCGAAGGGGACGCCCGGCAACAAGATATTAAGCTCGCCTTTCAAGTGATTGAAGATGGCACCTATACCTTGTTGCAAAATGCCGCCGCGGACTTGGATGATCCGTATTTCCAACTTTTACAGGTCGTTCGGGCCACCTTACGAACCTGTGTCGAAACGGGGGTCGTGGCGTCATGA
- the narH gene encoding nitrate reductase subunit beta: MKIKAQIGMVLNLDKCIGCHTCSVTCKNTWTNRPGAEYMWFNNVETKPGVGYPKRWEDEDHYKGGWELNSKGKLQLRAGNKVNKIALGKIFYQPDMPELDDYYEPWTYDYQTLFGPEKSHQPVARARSQITGLKMDLKTGPNWDDDLAGSPEYFKADPNMEKIETDIKANFEQAFMMYLPRLCEHCLNAPCVASCPSGAMYKRDEDGIVLVDQERCRGWRFCMTGCPYKKVYFNWKTHKAEKCTFCYPRIEEGEPTVCAETCVGRIRYIGAMLYDADRVEEAAETPEEDQLYQAQLDLFLDPNDPEVIEQALADGISEEMLEAAQNSPIYRMAVEEKIAFPLHPEYRTMPMVWYIPPLSPVMNYFEGRDSIKDPEMIFPGIDEMRIPVDYLASLLTGGNVPAIKHALYKLAMMRLYMRAKTSGKDFDVAKLQRVGLTTGTATSLYRLLAIAKYEDRFVIPQNHKEQVEDAQSEQGGLGYDECAGCALAPQHGSMFKKAEAGESTNQIYAESFYGGIWRD, encoded by the coding sequence ATGAAGATTAAAGCACAAATTGGGATGGTCTTAAACCTCGATAAGTGTATTGGTTGTCATACGTGTTCAGTCACATGCAAAAACACTTGGACCAATCGGCCTGGGGCGGAATACATGTGGTTTAATAACGTCGAGACCAAACCAGGGGTCGGCTACCCGAAACGTTGGGAGGACGAAGACCACTATAAAGGTGGTTGGGAACTCAACAGCAAGGGGAAACTTCAACTCCGGGCAGGGAATAAAGTCAATAAGATCGCGCTCGGAAAGATTTTCTATCAACCCGACATGCCAGAATTAGATGACTATTACGAACCATGGACTTATGATTATCAAACTTTATTCGGTCCAGAAAAGTCGCATCAGCCGGTTGCGCGGGCCCGTTCCCAAATTACCGGACTGAAGATGGACTTGAAGACGGGGCCTAACTGGGATGATGACTTAGCAGGCTCACCCGAATATTTCAAGGCTGACCCCAACATGGAAAAAATCGAGACCGACATCAAGGCCAACTTTGAACAGGCCTTCATGATGTACTTACCACGGCTCTGCGAACACTGTCTGAACGCACCCTGCGTGGCATCCTGTCCTTCTGGTGCGATGTATAAACGTGATGAAGATGGTATCGTGCTGGTGGATCAAGAACGGTGTCGCGGTTGGCGTTTCTGCATGACTGGCTGCCCTTACAAGAAGGTCTACTTCAACTGGAAGACCCACAAGGCTGAAAAATGCACGTTCTGTTACCCACGGATCGAAGAGGGTGAACCAACTGTCTGTGCCGAAACTTGTGTTGGCCGGATTCGTTACATTGGTGCCATGCTCTATGACGCTGACCGGGTAGAAGAAGCCGCTGAGACGCCTGAAGAAGATCAACTTTATCAAGCCCAACTGGACTTATTCTTGGATCCGAATGACCCAGAAGTGATCGAACAAGCGTTGGCTGACGGTATTTCAGAAGAAATGCTGGAAGCGGCACAAAATTCACCAATTTACCGGATGGCAGTCGAAGAAAAAATTGCCTTTCCATTGCATCCCGAATACCGGACAATGCCAATGGTTTGGTACATCCCACCGCTGTCACCAGTGATGAATTACTTTGAAGGCCGCGATTCGATCAAAGACCCTGAAATGATTTTCCCAGGGATCGACGAAATGCGGATTCCAGTGGATTATTTGGCTAGTTTACTAACTGGTGGCAATGTGCCGGCAATCAAGCACGCGCTCTATAAGTTAGCGATGATGCGGCTCTACATGCGGGCCAAGACCAGTGGCAAGGACTTTGACGTTGCCAAGTTACAACGTGTCGGTTTGACCACGGGTACTGCCACTTCACTGTATCGTTTACTGGCAATCGCCAAGTATGAAGACCGCTTCGTGATTCCACAAAATCACAAGGAACAGGTCGAGGATGCGCAGAGTGAACAGGGTGGCTTAGGCTACGATGAATGTGCCGGCTGTGCCTTAGCACCACAACACGGCAGTATGTTCAAGAAGGCTGAAGCTGGTGAATCGACCAACCAGATTTACGCAGAAAGTTTCTACGGGGGGATTTGGCGTGATTAA
- a CDS encoding nitrate reductase subunit alpha, whose amino-acid sequence MKKSRFFKNVEKFNGTFTQLEENSRRWERLYRERWSHDKVVRTTHGVNCTGSCSWNVYVKQGIITWEHQATDYPECGVNMPGYEPRGCPRGASFSWYEYSPVRIKYPYIRGKLWQLWTDAKKAHTNPLDAWASIVEDPEKTKLYKSARGHGGMVRVHRPEALELISAMLLYTIKTYGPDRLAGFTPIPAMSMISYASGARFMSLLGGEMLSFYDWYADLPPASPQIWGEQTDVPESADWYNSQYIMMWGSNVPLTRTPDAHFMTEARYHGAKIVAVSPDYAENVKFADNWLAPNPGSDAALAQGMTHVILQEFYQNRQTPEFLNYAKQYTDLPFMVMLKPSAANDSDYTSGRFVRISDLQGKQSAVNAEWKPVVFDQNQQQVVVPNGTIGQRWEAGQQWNLTLKDADGNDIDPQLTVNAEQQVVIDFPTFDADGNGVLKRHVPVQTVTFADGQQQLVTTVYELMLAQYGIDQGTHDELAASGYDDVNSRYTPAWQETVTGVKASLVVQIAREFAQNALDTGGKTMVIMGAGINHWFNSDMTYRSIINNLMLCGCEGVSGGGWAHYVGQEKLRPQEGWSTIAFANDWQAGGARQQNGTSFFYFASDQWKYDELDNAAQKSPVSGSTHAYEHAADYNQLAIRLGWLPSYPQFDRSSLAFAKQYDSTDINEISKHVVEELKSGQLHFAAEDPDANQNQPKGLFIWRSNLFTSSGKGQEYFMKHLLGAENGLLAKSNSRCQPEEMVWNDDTITGKLDLVVDMDFRMVATPMYSDVILPAATWYEKADLSSTDMHPFIHPFNAAINPMWESKSDWQQFKTLAKTFSDMAKKYYPTPQYDLKTQPLGHDSKGEISQPLGEIRDWKKGEIDAIPGQTMPALSLIKRDYTQVYDKYIALGPNARGKVGGLGFSYDVSPEYDELKDILGEYDRGINEGCPKLDQDKRVVDAILHLSSTSNGHVAKKAWANAETVTGRPLSDISAGRTEEQMTFKSITVQPAEAIPTPIFTSAKHDGDRYSPFTVNVERLVPFRTLTGRQQFYLDHEIFQEYGESLANYKPTLPPQVMAPGDTDVAPADHELTLRYMTPHGKWNIHTMYYDNLEMLTLFRGGPNVWLSPVDADKAGIKDNDWLEIYNRNGVVTARAVVSHRMPAGTMYMYHAQDMEIQEPLSTITGNRGGSHNAPTQIHVKPTQMVGGYGQLSYGFNYYGPIGNQRDLYVNVRKLKKVNWNED is encoded by the coding sequence GGTATGAATATAGTCCGGTTCGGATCAAGTATCCTTATATTCGGGGCAAATTATGGCAATTATGGACGGATGCCAAAAAAGCGCACACTAATCCGTTAGACGCCTGGGCCAGCATTGTTGAAGACCCGGAAAAGACTAAGCTGTATAAGTCAGCACGTGGTCATGGCGGCATGGTGCGGGTCCATCGCCCAGAAGCACTCGAATTAATTTCAGCCATGTTACTTTACACCATTAAAACGTATGGTCCGGATCGGTTGGCTGGGTTTACGCCAATTCCGGCGATGTCGATGATCAGTTATGCCTCCGGAGCTCGTTTCATGTCACTACTTGGTGGTGAGATGCTCAGCTTCTACGACTGGTACGCGGACTTGCCACCGGCTTCCCCACAAATCTGGGGTGAACAAACCGATGTGCCCGAATCAGCGGATTGGTACAACAGTCAATATATTATGATGTGGGGCTCGAACGTCCCGCTGACGCGGACACCCGATGCCCATTTCATGACGGAAGCCCGGTATCACGGCGCCAAAATCGTGGCGGTCAGTCCAGATTATGCAGAAAACGTCAAGTTTGCGGATAACTGGCTGGCACCTAATCCGGGTTCCGATGCCGCTTTAGCACAAGGCATGACGCACGTGATTTTGCAAGAATTCTACCAGAATCGCCAAACGCCTGAATTTTTGAATTATGCCAAGCAATATACGGACTTGCCATTCATGGTCATGCTGAAACCGAGTGCGGCTAATGACAGCGATTACACCTCTGGTCGGTTCGTTCGAATCTCTGACTTACAAGGCAAGCAGTCAGCGGTGAACGCGGAATGGAAGCCAGTCGTCTTTGACCAGAACCAACAGCAAGTCGTCGTGCCAAATGGGACGATTGGGCAACGTTGGGAAGCTGGTCAGCAGTGGAATTTGACTTTGAAAGACGCAGACGGCAACGACATTGACCCACAACTCACGGTTAACGCCGAACAACAAGTCGTGATTGATTTTCCAACTTTCGATGCTGATGGAAATGGCGTGCTCAAACGCCACGTCCCCGTCCAAACGGTCACTTTCGCGGATGGTCAACAACAGTTAGTCACGACCGTTTACGAATTAATGTTGGCTCAATATGGGATCGACCAAGGCACGCACGATGAATTGGCAGCGAGTGGTTACGATGATGTCAACAGTCGCTACACGCCAGCATGGCAGGAGACGGTCACCGGGGTCAAAGCCTCATTAGTCGTTCAAATTGCCCGCGAGTTTGCCCAAAACGCCTTAGATACTGGCGGTAAGACGATGGTCATCATGGGTGCCGGTATCAACCACTGGTTCAACTCTGATATGACGTATCGTTCGATCATCAACAACTTGATGTTGTGTGGTTGTGAAGGCGTCTCTGGTGGTGGCTGGGCGCACTATGTCGGCCAAGAAAAATTACGGCCACAAGAAGGCTGGAGTACGATTGCCTTTGCCAATGACTGGCAAGCAGGCGGTGCCCGGCAACAAAATGGGACCTCGTTCTTCTACTTTGCTTCTGATCAGTGGAAATACGATGAACTCGACAATGCCGCACAGAAGTCACCAGTTAGTGGCTCTACACACGCCTATGAACATGCGGCGGACTACAACCAGCTTGCGATTCGGCTCGGATGGTTACCATCGTATCCACAGTTTGATCGCAGTTCGCTGGCATTCGCTAAACAGTATGACTCGACTGACATCAATGAAATCTCGAAGCACGTGGTTGAAGAATTGAAATCTGGTCAGTTGCACTTTGCAGCGGAAGACCCAGATGCCAATCAAAATCAACCGAAAGGCCTATTCATCTGGCGTTCGAACCTCTTTACCTCTTCTGGTAAGGGTCAAGAATACTTTATGAAACACTTGTTAGGGGCTGAAAATGGCTTGTTGGCAAAATCCAATAGTCGTTGTCAACCAGAAGAAATGGTGTGGAACGATGACACGATCACCGGTAAGCTCGATTTAGTCGTTGACATGGACTTCCGGATGGTCGCAACGCCGATGTATTCCGACGTGATTTTACCAGCGGCAACTTGGTACGAAAAAGCTGACTTGTCCTCGACGGATATGCATCCGTTCATTCACCCGTTCAACGCAGCCATCAACCCAATGTGGGAATCCAAAAGTGATTGGCAACAGTTCAAGACGTTAGCCAAGACGTTCTCTGATATGGCGAAGAAGTACTACCCAACGCCACAGTACGACTTGAAGACCCAACCACTTGGCCACGATTCCAAGGGCGAGATCAGCCAACCATTAGGTGAGATTCGTGATTGGAAGAAAGGTGAAATTGACGCGATTCCTGGTCAAACGATGCCAGCCTTGTCACTGATCAAACGGGACTACACCCAAGTTTATGACAAGTACATTGCGTTAGGACCAAATGCCCGCGGCAAAGTCGGTGGGCTAGGGTTCAGTTATGATGTGTCACCGGAATACGATGAACTCAAGGATATATTGGGTGAATATGACCGCGGTATCAACGAAGGCTGTCCAAAGCTCGACCAAGACAAACGCGTCGTTGATGCGATCTTGCATCTGTCGAGTACGTCGAATGGTCACGTGGCCAAGAAGGCCTGGGCCAATGCTGAAACCGTTACTGGTCGGCCATTGAGCGATATTAGTGCCGGTCGGACTGAAGAGCAGATGACGTTTAAGAGTATTACGGTGCAACCGGCAGAAGCCATTCCGACGCCAATCTTTACGTCGGCTAAGCATGACGGCGACCGCTACTCACCATTTACGGTCAACGTTGAACGGTTAGTGCCATTCCGGACCTTGACTGGGCGGCAACAATTTTACTTGGACCATGAAATCTTCCAAGAATATGGTGAAAGTTTGGCCAACTATAAGCCGACCTTACCACCACAAGTCATGGCGCCTGGAGATACGGATGTTGCACCAGCCGACCATGAGCTGACATTGCGGTACATGACGCCACATGGCAAGTGGAACATTCACACGATGTACTACGATAATCTCGAAATGTTAACGTTGTTCCGGGGCGGTCCTAACGTCTGGTTGAGTCCGGTCGACGCCGATAAAGCCGGCATCAAGGATAACGACTGGCTGGAGATCTACAACCGTAACGGGGTCGTCACAGCGCGGGCCGTTGTTTCGCATCGGATGCCTGCTGGAACGATGTATATGTACCATGCACAAGATATGGAAATTCAAGAACCGTTGTCGACCATTACCGGTAATCGGGGTGGGTCACACAACGCGCCAACCCAAATTCACGTCAAACCGACTCAGATGGTCGGGGGCTATGGTCAATTGAGCTACGGGTTCAACTACTACGGGCCAATCGGTAACCAACGGGACCTGTACGTGAACGTACGGAAGTTAAAGAAGGTGAACTGGAATGAAGATTAA
- a CDS encoding ATP-binding protein — translation MELNALLEFIKKYDESETLDYKENLKEASAIVEYISSLGNSALLAGFPAAHMIWGIKDMTKKIVGTTFEPYKTKTSGKNKMPLTTHLSTFTDPHVNLEFEEFTLQDNKKLVLLTIDVTHINRPIKYHGKEYIRVGTSNKNLAEFPEKERRLWQSFESSKFELEFAKTDLNFDEVNVLLNIDYYIKARKLTSLSSTEELIQNLLEDNVIQKTGHQFNITNLGAYTLAKNIKYFPKLERRTIRITKYRGNRTLDNAEFDKMGQFGIAVSFDNVIKTTMSLLKYTEDYSEGTRKDIPAFPQIAIRELIANALVHQDFSVLGSRPLVEIFDSKIEISNPGIPLINPYRFLDYKPKSRNDELADLLGKLNIVESRGTGIDKVVNSLEEQDLPAMDITVQGSDSTVVILHEQQKFTDMSITEKNHSIYWHACLKYVADEQMSNATLRTRFHLATRHSAAVSKAIGNAIEAGLIKPYDRNAGRKNMKYIPFWGSDILNS, via the coding sequence ATGGAATTAAATGCCTTACTAGAGTTTATTAAAAAGTATGATGAATCTGAAACTTTGGATTATAAAGAAAATTTAAAAGAAGCATCTGCCATTGTCGAATACATATCATCTTTAGGCAACTCTGCGTTACTCGCAGGTTTTCCTGCTGCCCATATGATTTGGGGAATTAAAGATATGACAAAGAAGATTGTCGGAACCACCTTTGAGCCATACAAAACAAAAACCAGTGGTAAAAATAAAATGCCTCTTACAACACATTTATCGACCTTCACAGATCCACACGTAAACCTTGAATTTGAAGAATTTACACTACAAGATAATAAGAAATTGGTTTTATTAACTATAGATGTGACGCATATCAATAGACCCATTAAGTACCATGGCAAAGAGTATATCCGGGTTGGCACTTCAAATAAAAACCTGGCGGAGTTTCCAGAAAAAGAACGTCGGCTTTGGCAGTCCTTTGAGTCTTCAAAGTTTGAGTTAGAATTTGCTAAAACAGATTTGAATTTTGATGAAGTAAATGTACTCTTGAACATCGATTACTATATCAAGGCTAGAAAACTAACCAGCCTTTCTTCAACTGAAGAACTCATCCAAAACTTATTAGAAGACAATGTAATTCAAAAAACTGGACACCAGTTTAACATTACAAATCTAGGTGCATATACCCTAGCAAAAAACATTAAATATTTCCCCAAATTGGAACGTCGTACTATACGAATCACTAAATACCGTGGCAACCGAACATTAGATAATGCGGAGTTTGACAAAATGGGGCAATTTGGAATTGCTGTTAGCTTTGACAATGTTATCAAGACTACAATGTCACTACTTAAATATACTGAAGACTATTCTGAAGGTACAAGAAAAGACATTCCTGCATTCCCTCAGATAGCAATCCGAGAACTAATAGCAAATGCACTCGTTCACCAAGACTTCTCTGTCCTAGGAAGTAGGCCTCTTGTCGAGATATTTGATTCAAAAATTGAAATCTCAAACCCAGGAATTCCTCTTATTAATCCGTATCGTTTTTTAGATTATAAGCCTAAGTCTCGTAATGATGAACTTGCAGATTTATTAGGAAAATTGAACATTGTAGAATCGCGCGGGACAGGAATTGATAAGGTGGTCAATTCTCTTGAAGAACAAGATCTTCCTGCAATGGACATTACCGTTCAGGGAAGTGACTCAACAGTTGTAATCCTGCATGAGCAACAAAAATTTACTGACATGTCAATTACCGAAAAAAATCATTCGATCTATTGGCATGCTTGTCTCAAGTATGTAGCAGATGAACAGATGAGCAACGCAACATTAAGAACAAGATTTCATTTGGCTACACGTCACAGCGCTGCCGTATCAAAGGCAATTGGAAACGCGATTGAAGCGGGACTGATAAAGCCATATGATAGAAACGCAGGAAGAAAAAACATGAAGTACATTCCATTTTGGGGAAGCGACATTCTGAATTCATAA
- the narI gene encoding respiratory nitrate reductase subunit gamma gives MKDFFSVVVWVIYPYAMLLSFFFGTFIRMKFYPASVTAVSSEMLEKKKLMIGAITFHVGIILAFFGHILGILIPKAFTDFLGISDEMYHMFGSLMMGTGAGVLALAGMIILTYRRFTNVRVFMTSSWSDLMVNVALLITIILGLSSTLSGPFHPTFDYRTTLSVWARSLFYFQPKWWLMANVPWIYKIHVVCGFAIFGFFPYTRLIHAIAIPYQYFYRRYIVYRRRPRV, from the coding sequence ATGAAAGATTTCTTCTCCGTGGTCGTATGGGTCATTTACCCGTATGCCATGTTGTTATCGTTCTTTTTCGGAACCTTTATCCGAATGAAATTTTATCCAGCTAGCGTCACCGCAGTTTCCAGTGAAATGCTAGAAAAGAAAAAGCTGATGATTGGTGCGATCACCTTTCACGTTGGGATTATCCTGGCGTTCTTCGGCCACATCTTAGGAATTTTGATTCCCAAAGCTTTTACGGATTTCCTAGGGATTTCGGATGAAATGTATCATATGTTTGGCTCCCTGATGATGGGGACCGGTGCCGGGGTGTTAGCGCTGGCTGGGATGATTATCCTGACTTACCGGCGTTTCACCAATGTGCGAGTCTTCATGACCAGTTCGTGGAGCGACTTGATGGTCAACGTAGCCCTGTTGATTACGATCATCCTAGGGTTATCATCAACGCTGTCCGGGCCGTTTCACCCGACCTTTGACTACCGGACGACTTTATCAGTCTGGGCACGGTCCTTGTTCTACTTCCAACCAAAATGGTGGTTGATGGCCAACGTACCGTGGATTTACAAGATTCACGTGGTTTGTGGCTTTGCAATTTTCGGTTTCTTCCCGTACACCCGGTTGATTCACGCGATTGCGATTCCATATCAATACTTCTACCGCCGTTACATTGTGTATCGTCGGCGGCCACGGGTCTAG
- a CDS encoding Bax inhibitor-1/YccA family protein — MNNFQNDPQPRTINTQVGLRSFLTKMYGFMTVAVLVSALTVYLSMTMFQAQIYAAFNAHPIMALVIFIVSMFVMIGGIQANATRNPAMSFTLLMLFAVVFGVEMSIILSLYTGAVITGAFVAAGAVFATMAVIGTTTKRDISRIGSHLIAALIGLFVASIVNMFLQSAMISYIFSYIGVLIFAGLSMWDANRMRDMYLQYGDQVSSTGLAVTGALQLYLDFVNLFLYFVQIFGGSSRD, encoded by the coding sequence ATGAACAATTTTCAAAATGACCCACAACCACGGACCATTAACACGCAAGTTGGTCTCCGTAGTTTCTTAACAAAAATGTATGGGTTCATGACGGTTGCTGTGTTGGTTTCAGCCTTGACCGTTTACTTATCAATGACCATGTTCCAGGCACAAATTTATGCTGCCTTTAATGCTCATCCAATCATGGCGCTGGTCATTTTCATTGTCAGCATGTTCGTCATGATTGGCGGGATTCAAGCCAATGCAACGCGTAATCCAGCAATGAGTTTTACCTTGCTAATGCTGTTCGCAGTGGTCTTTGGGGTCGAAATGTCGATCATCTTATCCTTATACACGGGTGCGGTGATTACCGGGGCCTTCGTTGCCGCCGGTGCAGTCTTCGCCACGATGGCCGTTATTGGGACGACCACCAAGCGTGATATTTCACGGATCGGTAGTCATCTGATTGCCGCATTAATTGGTTTGTTTGTGGCTTCCATTGTTAACATGTTCTTACAAAGCGCCATGATTAGTTACATCTTCTCATACATCGGTGTCTTGATTTTCGCCGGTTTATCCATGTGGGATGCTAATCGGATGCGAGACATGTATTTACAATATGGTGACCAAGTTTCATCTACTGGTTTAGCCGTTACCGGGGCCTTACAACTTTATTTGGACTTCGTTAACTTATTCTTATACTTCGTCCAAATCTTCGGTGGCTCAAGCCGCGACTAA